One genomic window of Gallus gallus isolate bGalGal1 chromosome 34, bGalGal1.mat.broiler.GRCg7b, whole genome shotgun sequence includes the following:
- the BCDIN3D gene encoding RNA 5'-monophosphate methyltransferase isoform X2 — protein sequence MPLWSPAPLLTGTFPITPASTRPRAVSASCPEDFCGGCFPRTPARCWGSTWAATPGRLEKLASHTCENTVKELSVALYRHLLGLQEGKGSPEQPADGKDLHLLCCDIDPVLIERAQQSSPFPNSISFANLDIMDSNSREPFLSSYLSRFGRSTFDISFCMSVTMWIHLNHGDRGLVEFLAFLSSLCRYLLIEPQPWKCYRAAARRLRKLGRNDFDHFRSLAINGDMAERITQILTRDCAMELVCCFGSTSWDRSLLLFKSNGSNHEGREPSEQQQ from the exons ATGCCGCTTTGGAGCCCGGCGCCGCTCCTTACGGGAACTTTCCCAATTACTCCCGCTTCCACCCGCCCGAGGGCCGTCTCCGCCTCCTGCCCGGAGGACTTCTGCGGCGGCTGTTTCCCTCGGACGCCCGCCCGCTGCTGGGGCTCGACGTGGGCTGCAACTCCGGG GAGACTTGAGAAGCTGGCATCCCACACCTGTGAGAACACAGTGAAG gagCTAAGTGTGGCCCTGTACCGGCATCTGCTCGGCCTTCAGGAGGGCAAAGGCAGCCCGGAGCAGCCTGCAGATGGGAAGGATCTGCAccttctgtgctgtgacatTGATCCAGTGCTGATTGAGAGggctcagcagagcagccccttCCCTAACTCCATATCCTTTGCCAACCTGGACATCATGGACTCCAACTCCAGAGAGCCATTCCTCAGCTCCTACCTGAGCCGTTTCGGCCGTTCCACCTTTGACATCAGCTTTTGCATGTCTGTGACCATGTGGATCCACCTGAACCACGGGGACAGAGGCCTGGTGGAGTTCCTGGCCTTCCTGTCCTCCCTGTGCAGATACCTGCTGATTGAACCCCAGCCCTGGAAGTGCTACCGGGCAGCTGCCCGCCGCCTGCGGAAGCTGGGCAGGAATGACTTTGATCACTTCCGATCTCTTGCCATCAATGGGGATATGGCAGAGAGGATCACACAGATCTTAACAAGGGACTGCGCCATGGAGCTGGTGTGCTGCTTTGGGAGCACCAGCTGGGACAGAAGCCTCTtgctttttaaatcaaatgGCTCAAATCATGAGGGCAGGGAGccttcagaacagcagcagtga
- the BCDIN3D gene encoding RNA 5'-monophosphate methyltransferase isoform X1 yields the protein MAAPTNEEDAALEPGAAPYGNFPNYSRFHPPEGRLRLLPGGLLRRLFPSDARPLLGLDVGCNSGELSVALYRHLLGLQEGKGSPEQPADGKDLHLLCCDIDPVLIERAQQSSPFPNSISFANLDIMDSNSREPFLSSYLSRFGRSTFDISFCMSVTMWIHLNHGDRGLVEFLAFLSSLCRYLLIEPQPWKCYRAAARRLRKLGRNDFDHFRSLAINGDMAERITQILTRDCAMELVCCFGSTSWDRSLLLFKSNGSNHEGREPSEQQQ from the exons ATGGCGGCGCCCACGAACGAGGAGGATGCCGCTTTGGAGCCCGGCGCCGCTCCTTACGGGAACTTTCCCAATTACTCCCGCTTCCACCCGCCCGAGGGCCGTCTCCGCCTCCTGCCCGGAGGACTTCTGCGGCGGCTGTTTCCCTCGGACGCCCGCCCGCTGCTGGGGCTCGACGTGGGCTGCAACTCCGGG gagCTAAGTGTGGCCCTGTACCGGCATCTGCTCGGCCTTCAGGAGGGCAAAGGCAGCCCGGAGCAGCCTGCAGATGGGAAGGATCTGCAccttctgtgctgtgacatTGATCCAGTGCTGATTGAGAGggctcagcagagcagccccttCCCTAACTCCATATCCTTTGCCAACCTGGACATCATGGACTCCAACTCCAGAGAGCCATTCCTCAGCTCCTACCTGAGCCGTTTCGGCCGTTCCACCTTTGACATCAGCTTTTGCATGTCTGTGACCATGTGGATCCACCTGAACCACGGGGACAGAGGCCTGGTGGAGTTCCTGGCCTTCCTGTCCTCCCTGTGCAGATACCTGCTGATTGAACCCCAGCCCTGGAAGTGCTACCGGGCAGCTGCCCGCCGCCTGCGGAAGCTGGGCAGGAATGACTTTGATCACTTCCGATCTCTTGCCATCAATGGGGATATGGCAGAGAGGATCACACAGATCTTAACAAGGGACTGCGCCATGGAGCTGGTGTGCTGCTTTGGGAGCACCAGCTGGGACAGAAGCCTCTtgctttttaaatcaaatgGCTCAAATCATGAGGGCAGGGAGccttcagaacagcagcagtga